From Pseudovibrio sp. Tun.PSC04-5.I4, a single genomic window includes:
- a CDS encoding PAS domain-containing sensor histidine kinase, translated as MARAFTGGATARRLLNSTKRAGKKDALTGHIKLLAQPAYQRLLTTEPLMRRIIPVLCIAFIACTAIFRGLEIAYNYEEVTQQAQDDLTLIAIALTANINISEQDKGNLGLNSALQSALAEALPPRATSKSRQILLTDPNGTIVASAPTRPDMEGSKITSYLGDTQPMTFFGKRAGVLTVNEGQSNAMLATVHHLQNKLGMIAIMQPEEAIYAPWRVKLSANVTIFVATSMVLLVIIYAYFAQATRALQADGIYSATRSRIDAALNRGRCGLFDWDLSRGRVFWSASLYEMLGMDPRNDIMGFAEILTLTHPDDVDLYDLAKSLLDTGKNNVDRQWRMRHIDGSWVWLRVRAEVQTDAGTHEPHLIGICMDVTEQKQLAAQSRTADLRLRDAIENISEAFVLWDADNHLVMCNSNYRLLHHLPDHVVKAGTPYSTVMSSASQPIISEPEEGDYTDNDMNSAYKVEMEGGRWLQVSERRTKDGGFVSVGTDITELKRKEEKLLDSERGHMATIADLRQSRQKLELQAQQLVELTEKYADEKTRAEDANQAKSEFLANISHELRTPLNAIIGFSEIMDQGMFGDLGSDKYREYCKDIHSSGNYLLNVINDILDMSKIEAGRIELSVEDVQIQQIVQDAARIISATAGEKNIKVISENLPQMHLEADRRAVKQILLNLLANSIKFTPDNGEVRISARKVGAFAELKITDNGIGIAKKDIDRLAKPFVQVENQFTKTHKGSGLGLAIARSLSELHGGYMEIASEVEKGTEVTIKLPLKARGRAKGRLSSLNELNAA; from the coding sequence ATGGCACGAGCCTTTACGGGAGGCGCGACCGCTCGACGACTCTTAAATTCGACCAAACGAGCAGGCAAAAAAGATGCTTTGACTGGTCACATCAAATTACTTGCCCAACCTGCTTATCAGCGTCTTTTAACGACTGAACCATTGATGCGCAGAATTATTCCTGTTCTTTGCATTGCGTTTATTGCATGCACTGCCATTTTTCGTGGCTTAGAGATTGCTTATAATTACGAAGAAGTTACCCAGCAGGCGCAAGACGATCTTACGTTGATTGCGATCGCGTTGACGGCCAACATCAACATTTCAGAGCAGGACAAAGGCAATTTGGGCCTCAATTCCGCTTTGCAAAGTGCCCTAGCTGAAGCTCTTCCCCCTCGGGCAACCAGCAAGAGCCGACAGATTTTATTGACTGATCCCAACGGCACGATCGTCGCAAGCGCCCCAACACGCCCGGATATGGAAGGCTCGAAGATCACCAGTTACCTTGGTGATACGCAGCCAATGACATTCTTTGGGAAACGTGCTGGCGTTCTGACTGTTAATGAAGGTCAGTCGAATGCGATGCTTGCAACGGTTCACCATCTCCAAAACAAGCTTGGCATGATTGCTATTATGCAGCCGGAGGAGGCGATTTACGCACCCTGGCGCGTGAAGCTCTCTGCCAATGTTACAATCTTCGTCGCCACCTCCATGGTGCTGCTGGTGATCATCTATGCCTACTTTGCGCAAGCGACACGGGCTCTCCAAGCCGATGGGATTTACTCAGCAACGCGATCTCGCATAGACGCTGCTCTCAATCGCGGCCGGTGTGGTTTGTTTGATTGGGACCTGTCACGTGGCCGTGTGTTCTGGTCAGCCTCGCTCTATGAGATGTTAGGCATGGACCCTCGAAACGATATAATGGGTTTTGCCGAAATCCTAACACTCACCCACCCGGATGATGTGGACCTTTATGATCTGGCTAAGAGCTTGCTCGATACCGGTAAGAACAACGTGGATCGTCAATGGCGCATGCGTCACATTGATGGCTCCTGGGTGTGGCTGCGTGTTCGTGCGGAAGTCCAAACGGATGCCGGGACCCATGAGCCTCACCTGATCGGCATCTGCATGGATGTGACTGAACAGAAGCAGCTGGCAGCCCAAAGCCGCACCGCTGACTTGCGTCTGCGGGATGCGATTGAAAACATCTCAGAGGCTTTCGTGCTTTGGGATGCAGACAACCATCTGGTGATGTGTAACTCCAACTACCGTCTCCTTCACCACCTTCCTGACCATGTCGTAAAGGCGGGTACGCCGTATTCAACCGTGATGTCTTCGGCAAGTCAGCCGATCATTTCTGAACCGGAAGAAGGCGACTACACCGACAATGATATGAACAGCGCTTACAAGGTGGAAATGGAAGGTGGCCGCTGGTTGCAGGTTTCCGAACGCAGAACCAAGGATGGTGGTTTCGTTTCTGTTGGAACCGATATTACCGAATTGAAGCGAAAAGAAGAGAAGCTTTTAGATTCAGAACGCGGCCATATGGCGACCATTGCCGACTTACGTCAGTCTCGCCAGAAACTGGAGCTCCAGGCGCAACAGCTTGTTGAGCTGACCGAGAAATACGCTGACGAGAAGACCCGTGCTGAAGATGCCAACCAAGCGAAGTCTGAATTCCTTGCCAACATCTCTCACGAACTCAGAACGCCGCTGAATGCGATTATTGGTTTCTCTGAAATCATGGATCAGGGGATGTTTGGTGATCTTGGTTCTGATAAATACAGGGAATACTGCAAGGATATTCATTCCTCCGGCAACTACCTGCTGAACGTGATCAACGACATTCTGGATATGTCCAAGATCGAAGCTGGGCGGATTGAACTGTCTGTTGAAGATGTTCAGATCCAGCAAATTGTGCAGGATGCGGCGCGGATTATCTCTGCAACTGCTGGTGAGAAAAACATCAAGGTTATTAGCGAGAATCTCCCGCAAATGCATCTTGAAGCGGATCGCCGCGCTGTAAAGCAAATTCTTCTCAACCTGCTTGCCAACTCCATCAAGTTTACGCCTGATAACGGTGAGGTTCGCATCTCTGCCCGCAAAGTTGGCGCATTTGCCGAGCTCAAGATTACCGACAACGGCATCGGCATCGCCAAGAAGGATATCGACCGTCTCGCCAAGCCGTTTGTTCAGGTGGAAAACCAGTTCACCAAGACGCACAAGGGTTCCGGCCTAGGTCTGGCGATTGCACGCTCCCTGAGCGAGTTGCATGGTGGGTATATGGAGATTGCTTCTGAAGTTGAGAAAGGCACCGAGGTAACCATCAAGTTGCCTTTGAAAGCCAGAGGGCGCGCTAAAGGTCGCCTTTCAAGCCTCAACGAATTGAATGCGGCCTAA
- the pepN gene encoding aminopeptidase N produces the protein MRFESAQLIKLEDYKETPYTIKNVSLVFKLHAEATEVISSLTLSPRAGSDAGAPLELDGDELTLVSLKLNGAVLDEAAYSASADKLVVTSPPAEEFELEVVTRLNPTANTQLMGLYLSQGIYCTQCEAEGFRRITYYYDRPDVLSVFTTRIEADKSTSPILLGNGNPQETGDIEGTDRHFAVWHDPHPKPAYLFALVGGDLTCISEKYTTASGKPVDLNIYVEKGNENRAGWSMDSLIRSMRWDEKVFGREYDLDVFNIVAVSAFNMGAMENKGLNIFNDKYILADSDTATDTDYEGIETVVAHEYFHNWTGNRITCREWFQLCLKEGLTVFRDQEFSSDERSRSVKRIADVIRLKSRQFPEDQGPLSHPVRPTEYKEINNFYTATVYDKGAELVRMIKTILGADGFRKGMDLYFERHDGDASTIEDFIKCFEEANSADLSHFSLWYHQSGTPQLKANGCYDEAAKTFTLELEQTTPPTPPTPGQNEKTSFFIPIRFGLVGPNGDDLEFSKVEGADVKGDLLCLTQAKQTLVFHGIGARPVPSLLREFSAPVKLESTLSREDQIFLMRHDSDPFNRWQSAQVLMTEMLIEMTNSNVPAGKEAFIEALGHMAEDDTLDHAFRGFVLPLPTEQGIALEIGKDVDTDAIGSARDTLAMEIGLALYDSFKRIYESLEMPPIFSPDALSAGKRMFKLRCLSYMAASGKQEGAELTKAHFDAADNMTDLMGALIILVTQSHAGAEDALKSFENRHQGTALAMDKWLHTAARTPSETPIAALRTLTEHPAFSWDNPNRIYSLIGGFLSGNTRGFHAADGSGYDYLAEITLLLDKTNPQVASRMVKSFGTWKNMNAERKVKAEAALKRILSSDQQLSTDVKEIVERCLS, from the coding sequence ATGCGATTTGAGAGTGCTCAGCTCATTAAATTGGAAGATTACAAAGAGACGCCTTACACCATCAAAAACGTCTCTCTGGTCTTTAAACTTCATGCGGAAGCCACTGAGGTTATTTCCAGTCTTACCCTTAGCCCTCGCGCAGGCTCTGATGCTGGCGCTCCTTTGGAGCTGGACGGCGATGAACTGACGCTGGTTTCTTTGAAGCTGAATGGTGCTGTGCTTGATGAGGCGGCCTATTCTGCGAGCGCGGACAAATTGGTGGTGACCTCGCCGCCTGCAGAAGAATTTGAGCTTGAGGTTGTCACCCGGCTGAACCCAACAGCCAATACGCAGCTGATGGGTCTTTATCTCTCGCAAGGTATTTACTGCACGCAGTGTGAAGCTGAAGGCTTCCGCCGCATCACCTATTACTATGACCGTCCTGATGTGCTTTCCGTGTTCACCACCCGCATTGAAGCAGACAAATCCACAAGCCCAATTCTGCTAGGCAATGGCAATCCGCAGGAGACCGGCGATATTGAGGGTACGGACCGTCATTTTGCCGTTTGGCATGATCCGCATCCAAAACCTGCCTACCTGTTTGCGTTGGTCGGCGGCGACCTTACCTGCATTTCCGAGAAATACACCACGGCCTCCGGCAAGCCTGTTGACCTGAACATCTATGTCGAAAAAGGCAATGAGAACCGTGCAGGCTGGTCTATGGATAGCCTCATTCGGTCCATGCGCTGGGATGAGAAGGTGTTTGGCCGCGAGTACGACCTTGATGTGTTCAACATTGTTGCCGTTTCAGCGTTCAACATGGGTGCCATGGAGAACAAGGGCCTCAACATCTTCAACGACAAGTACATTCTGGCCGATAGCGATACGGCAACTGACACAGATTACGAAGGCATTGAAACTGTTGTCGCGCATGAGTACTTCCACAACTGGACTGGCAATCGCATCACTTGCCGTGAATGGTTCCAGCTTTGCCTGAAAGAAGGCTTGACGGTCTTCCGTGATCAGGAATTTTCTTCTGATGAGCGCTCGCGTTCGGTGAAGCGAATTGCAGACGTGATCCGCCTCAAATCTCGCCAGTTCCCAGAGGATCAGGGACCGCTCTCCCACCCTGTGCGACCAACCGAATACAAAGAGATCAACAACTTCTACACCGCAACTGTTTATGACAAGGGTGCTGAGCTTGTTCGTATGATCAAGACCATTCTTGGTGCAGACGGGTTCCGCAAAGGGATGGACCTTTATTTTGAGCGTCATGATGGAGATGCCTCTACGATTGAAGACTTCATAAAGTGTTTTGAGGAGGCAAACAGCGCAGACCTCTCACACTTCTCCTTGTGGTATCACCAATCTGGCACGCCTCAACTGAAGGCAAACGGCTGCTATGATGAGGCTGCAAAGACCTTCACGCTTGAGCTGGAGCAGACAACACCGCCAACACCGCCAACACCGGGACAGAACGAGAAGACATCCTTCTTCATCCCTATCCGGTTCGGCCTTGTTGGACCTAATGGGGATGATCTGGAGTTCTCCAAGGTTGAAGGTGCTGACGTCAAGGGCGACCTGCTTTGTCTGACGCAAGCCAAGCAAACACTTGTCTTCCACGGCATTGGTGCGCGCCCGGTTCCATCTTTGCTGCGTGAATTCTCAGCTCCTGTGAAACTGGAAAGTACTCTTTCTCGCGAAGACCAGATTTTCCTCATGCGCCACGATAGTGACCCGTTCAACCGGTGGCAATCCGCTCAGGTTCTTATGACCGAGATGCTGATTGAGATGACCAACAGCAACGTTCCTGCGGGCAAAGAGGCTTTCATTGAAGCTTTGGGCCATATGGCAGAGGACGACACCCTCGATCATGCGTTCCGTGGTTTCGTCCTACCCTTGCCGACAGAACAAGGTATCGCACTGGAAATCGGCAAGGACGTCGATACAGACGCGATTGGCTCTGCTCGTGACACATTGGCTATGGAAATAGGTCTTGCGCTCTATGACAGCTTCAAGCGCATTTACGAGAGCCTTGAAATGCCGCCAATCTTTAGCCCGGACGCGCTTTCTGCCGGAAAGCGGATGTTTAAACTGCGCTGCCTTTCCTACATGGCCGCAAGCGGGAAGCAGGAAGGCGCAGAGCTGACCAAGGCTCATTTTGATGCGGCAGACAATATGACTGACCTCATGGGAGCGCTTATAATCCTCGTTACGCAAAGCCATGCTGGAGCCGAAGACGCCCTGAAATCCTTTGAGAACCGCCACCAAGGCACCGCCCTTGCAATGGACAAGTGGCTCCACACAGCAGCGCGTACGCCAAGCGAAACCCCCATCGCAGCCCTACGCACACTTACTGAGCATCCAGCCTTTTCTTGGGATAATCCAAACCGGATCTATTCCCTCATTGGCGGCTTCCTAAGTGGCAATACGAGAGGTTTTCATGCAGCTGACGGCTCTGGATACGACTACCTTGCTGAAATTACACTGCTTTTGGATAAGACAAACCCACAAGTTGCTTCCAGAATGGTCAAAAGCTTTGGCACTTGGAAGAATATGAATGCAGAACGCAAAGTAAAAGCCGAGGCAGCATTGAAGCGAATTCTTAGCTCGGATCAACAACTCTCAACTGATGTCAAGGAAATAGTTGAGCGTTGCCTAAGCTAG
- a CDS encoding CaiB/BaiF CoA-transferase family protein produces MNAPLENVKVLELARILAGPWIGQTLSDLGADVIKVESPRGDDTRTWGPPFIEEEGGTKSAAYFHACNRGKRSITADFAKQEDLELIFDLVRRSDVLIENFKVGGLAKYGLDYESLQKINPKLIYCSVTGFGQTGPYAHRAGYDFMIQGMGGIMDLTGPKGGEPQKVGVAFADIFTGLYGVIGIQAALRRRDLTGEGEWIDMALLDAQVGVLANQAMNYLSSGNVPTRMGNAHPNIVPYQVFEVKDGHLIVAVGNDSQFANFCKILGVPELAENEKYSTNPMRVQHREELTPKLEALVHRFERDDLLSIMEQHGVPAGPINSVADVLNDPQIEHRQMKVQLPTNSVGTGEQIYVRSPIKFKNSKLNLERGAPALDEHREEILREIGREAGE; encoded by the coding sequence GTGAATGCGCCCCTTGAGAACGTGAAAGTATTGGAACTGGCTCGAATTCTGGCTGGTCCATGGATAGGACAAACCCTGTCTGATCTCGGTGCGGATGTGATCAAGGTCGAGAGCCCACGCGGGGATGATACACGCACGTGGGGCCCTCCCTTCATTGAGGAGGAGGGTGGCACCAAAAGCGCTGCCTACTTCCATGCCTGCAACCGCGGCAAGCGATCCATAACGGCAGATTTCGCAAAGCAGGAGGATTTGGAGTTAATCTTCGATCTGGTCCGCCGGAGTGATGTGCTGATCGAGAACTTCAAAGTCGGCGGGTTGGCAAAATACGGTCTGGATTACGAGAGCCTCCAGAAAATCAATCCCAAGCTGATTTACTGCTCCGTCACAGGCTTCGGCCAAACCGGCCCCTATGCGCACCGTGCAGGTTATGATTTCATGATTCAGGGCATGGGCGGCATCATGGATCTGACGGGCCCCAAAGGCGGTGAACCACAAAAGGTGGGCGTCGCATTTGCGGATATTTTCACGGGCCTTTACGGCGTTATAGGCATTCAGGCAGCGCTTCGCCGCCGGGATCTGACGGGCGAGGGCGAGTGGATTGATATGGCCCTGCTGGATGCTCAAGTGGGCGTGCTAGCCAATCAGGCGATGAATTACCTCAGCAGCGGCAATGTTCCAACGCGTATGGGCAATGCTCATCCCAACATCGTTCCCTATCAGGTGTTTGAAGTGAAGGATGGTCATCTGATTGTTGCGGTCGGCAACGACAGCCAATTTGCAAATTTCTGTAAAATCCTCGGCGTGCCTGAACTGGCGGAAAATGAAAAATATTCTACCAACCCAATGCGTGTGCAGCACAGAGAAGAATTAACACCAAAGCTTGAGGCACTCGTCCATAGGTTTGAGCGAGATGATTTGCTCTCTATTATGGAACAGCACGGTGTTCCTGCTGGCCCAATCAACTCAGTTGCAGATGTTTTAAATGATCCGCAAATTGAACATCGCCAAATGAAAGTTCAACTGCCAACAAATTCGGTCGGTACTGGTGAGCAAATCTATGTACGTTCCCCAATTAAATTTAAAAACTCTAAGCTGAATCTTGAAAGGGGTGCACCTGCACTTGATGAGCACAGAGAAGAGATATTAAGAGAAATAGGCAGGGAAGCTGGAGAATAA
- a CDS encoding adenylate/guanylate cyclase domain-containing protein, producing MTWLVSLTFVTVVTLCGGIVLYMSVMTNLKNTRSLIEKASIMSTQAIDKGAGNYFMPVFSAIKGVKQFAEEFPDRKSAIEATRHSFRGTLFGVESADALVMSLPDGTMLGMKRAENGGGVVEYIPKLPLFKFDNLKKMAAQKTQNPFWGDFYSGNNNPFATITGSIDKDGKVIAYVSAIVTMRGLGAVLSSDEEEADVTRFILSDKFRVLAYASQHNKLDQTNLLTKLDDFGDPVLAELENSEVQPFSQKARKKGVELHVIYDGEEMYVLVLQKLKSPDGAAYYVGEYQLANSRYDEFSRLIDSVFAGIAIVFLSALIAIFLARRLSMPLKGIAQQAEKFGALEFEHLEALPRSHIREVDQITTAMNASSSGLQAMSKYIPKSLYSKLMALGIDRAAKAREAELTILFTDIAGFTSLSEHKSAGDIAGLLNNHFKLLVTAVEAHQGTVDKFIGDGMLAFWGAPDEVKDHAQRAIAAAEDMVKAVRAANAENPQDAVSVRIAIHTGPVIVGNVGAVERWNYTVVGDAVNVCSRLQNLAGTIPPMVGTCVVLSGETVEEAGNPDNITYRGSHEIRGRKGKVDVWQLNSTICNEQ from the coding sequence TTGACGTGGCTGGTAAGCCTCACCTTCGTGACCGTGGTAACACTCTGCGGTGGCATCGTTTTGTATATGTCCGTCATGACCAACTTGAAAAATACCCGCAGTCTGATTGAAAAAGCTTCAATCATGTCGACACAGGCCATCGACAAAGGTGCGGGCAATTACTTTATGCCCGTCTTCTCGGCGATTAAAGGCGTGAAGCAATTCGCCGAAGAGTTTCCAGATAGAAAAAGTGCGATTGAAGCAACACGGCATTCCTTTCGGGGGACCTTGTTCGGAGTTGAGAGTGCTGACGCGCTTGTTATGTCTCTTCCAGACGGAACAATGCTTGGGATGAAGCGCGCCGAAAATGGCGGCGGTGTTGTTGAGTACATACCGAAATTACCGTTGTTCAAGTTCGACAACCTGAAAAAAATGGCCGCGCAAAAGACCCAGAACCCGTTTTGGGGCGATTTCTACTCGGGCAACAACAACCCTTTTGCAACGATCACAGGATCCATCGATAAAGACGGTAAAGTGATCGCCTATGTATCTGCCATTGTAACAATGCGCGGTCTTGGAGCTGTCCTTTCCTCTGATGAAGAAGAAGCGGATGTTACCAGGTTCATTTTGAGTGATAAATTCCGTGTCCTTGCTTACGCATCGCAGCACAATAAGCTAGACCAAACCAACTTACTGACCAAACTAGACGATTTTGGCGATCCGGTTCTTGCTGAACTGGAAAACAGTGAAGTTCAGCCGTTCAGCCAAAAAGCCAGAAAAAAAGGTGTAGAGCTCCACGTTATTTATGATGGTGAGGAGATGTATGTCCTTGTTCTGCAAAAGCTGAAATCCCCAGACGGGGCAGCTTATTATGTCGGTGAATACCAGCTTGCTAACTCTCGTTATGATGAGTTCTCACGGTTGATCGATTCTGTATTTGCGGGCATTGCTATTGTGTTTTTGTCCGCTCTCATCGCTATATTCTTGGCACGCCGCTTGTCCATGCCATTGAAAGGCATCGCACAGCAGGCAGAAAAGTTTGGCGCGTTGGAATTTGAACATTTGGAAGCTCTTCCGCGCAGTCATATCCGCGAAGTAGATCAAATCACCACAGCAATGAATGCCAGCTCCAGTGGCTTGCAGGCTATGAGCAAATACATTCCAAAATCGCTCTATTCCAAGTTGATGGCGCTGGGTATTGACCGTGCAGCCAAAGCGCGCGAAGCAGAACTGACTATTCTCTTTACCGATATCGCTGGCTTTACATCCTTGTCAGAACACAAAAGTGCAGGCGATATCGCAGGCCTTCTGAACAATCACTTTAAGCTGCTGGTCACGGCTGTGGAGGCTCATCAGGGCACCGTTGATAAATTTATCGGTGATGGCATGTTGGCCTTCTGGGGTGCTCCCGATGAAGTTAAAGACCACGCCCAAAGAGCCATTGCAGCCGCAGAAGATATGGTCAAAGCGGTGAGGGCAGCCAACGCTGAAAATCCGCAGGATGCTGTGTCTGTCCGCATCGCGATCCACACTGGCCCGGTTATTGTTGGCAATGTGGGCGCCGTGGAACGCTGGAATTACACAGTGGTTGGCGACGCGGTTAATGTTTGCAGCCGCCTGCAAAACCTGGCTGGAACCATTCCGCCAATGGTTGGCACTTGCGTTGTTCTCAGCGGCGAGACAGTTGAAGAGGCTGGAAACCCGGATAACATAACCTATCGCGGCAGTCACGAAATCAGAGGCCGAAAAGGCAAGGTGGATGTTTGGCAACTCAACTCCACCATCTGTAATGAACAGTAA
- a CDS encoding ABC transporter ATP-binding protein, which translates to MNLLDVKGLKVEFRGDDGCHQVVRDVSFSVPENKCVALVGESGSGKTIISRAIMGILPPKASITAGQILLRDNRKNREIQDIAKLDPVGPVMRAIRGERIAMIFQEPMVSLSPLHTIGDQIGEAARLHRDVGRKEAQELTKDMLRLVHFPEPERSIRAYPFELSGGLRQRALIAMALICRPALLIADEPTTALDVTIQAEILKLIKEVQSELNMSLLMITHDFGVVTNMADEVVVVYNGEIMEKGSVEDLFETPKHPYLKALLHAVPTLSMDPEERLAPIRPITPRTSATDLKPHRTVEGHPTYRGSPLIELDQVSKTFTLKNLRGKKQRGMTTALDEVSLTVRRGECLGIVGESGSGKTTAALAMLRAFPLTKGRIIYTTEEGPRDISSYTRAELFQYRKRAQIIFQDPFSSLNPRRTLNEILQEPLIIHRMGEPSNQSARVRELIDLVGLSQKYLRRYPHSFSGGQRQRIGIARALALNPEFLICDEPTSALDVSVQAQVLNLLKDLKDELGLTYVFVSHNLAVVDYISDRVAVMCKGKVVEIGPTRQVIDNPLHPYTRALLKAVPEPSLDHKLDFAALDGAGSSDPTQWPSPFRMRYSTRPYLIEMETDHWVCAPGMEAERDIVGLGGSHI; encoded by the coding sequence GTGAACCTGCTGGATGTCAAAGGGCTGAAAGTGGAGTTTCGTGGAGATGACGGATGCCATCAAGTTGTCCGTGACGTTTCCTTCAGCGTCCCGGAAAACAAATGCGTTGCGCTGGTTGGTGAATCTGGTTCTGGCAAAACAATTATTTCCAGAGCCATAATGGGTATCCTGCCGCCGAAGGCCAGTATCACCGCTGGACAAATACTTCTGCGAGACAACCGAAAGAACCGTGAGATACAGGATATCGCCAAGTTAGATCCTGTCGGCCCTGTCATGCGTGCAATTCGCGGTGAACGCATTGCCATGATTTTTCAAGAGCCCATGGTCTCCCTTTCTCCGCTCCATACCATTGGCGACCAGATTGGCGAAGCTGCACGGCTTCACCGAGATGTTGGCCGCAAAGAGGCACAAGAGCTGACAAAGGATATGCTGCGGCTCGTTCATTTCCCAGAGCCAGAACGATCCATTCGTGCCTACCCGTTTGAGCTGTCAGGTGGTCTGAGACAGCGGGCTCTGATCGCCATGGCCCTTATCTGTCGCCCGGCTCTTCTCATTGCAGATGAGCCGACCACAGCATTAGATGTAACAATTCAGGCGGAAATCCTGAAGTTGATCAAAGAAGTGCAGTCAGAACTCAACATGTCGCTTCTCATGATCACCCATGATTTTGGCGTGGTCACCAACATGGCCGACGAAGTGGTGGTGGTCTACAACGGCGAAATTATGGAAAAAGGCAGTGTAGAGGATCTGTTTGAGACCCCAAAGCACCCTTACTTAAAGGCCCTTCTCCATGCAGTCCCAACGCTCTCCATGGACCCTGAAGAGCGCCTGGCTCCCATCCGCCCAATTACGCCGCGCACAAGCGCTACGGATCTTAAACCGCACCGCACTGTTGAGGGACATCCTACCTATCGTGGCAGCCCGCTGATTGAGCTTGATCAGGTAAGTAAGACGTTCACATTGAAAAATCTGCGTGGTAAAAAACAACGCGGCATGACGACTGCACTGGATGAGGTAAGCCTTACTGTGCGGCGCGGAGAGTGTTTAGGGATCGTCGGGGAGTCTGGATCAGGCAAGACCACTGCAGCACTGGCAATGTTACGGGCGTTTCCATTGACCAAAGGCCGTATTATCTACACCACCGAGGAAGGCCCTCGAGACATTAGCAGTTACACACGTGCTGAACTGTTCCAATATCGAAAACGAGCTCAGATTATTTTCCAAGATCCATTCTCATCTCTCAATCCCCGTCGTACGCTCAATGAAATTTTGCAGGAACCGCTGATCATTCACCGTATGGGTGAACCTTCAAACCAATCAGCACGGGTGAGGGAACTGATTGATCTTGTTGGCCTCTCCCAAAAGTATCTGCGCCGTTACCCACACTCATTCTCTGGTGGCCAACGCCAGAGAATTGGCATCGCACGGGCACTGGCACTCAATCCTGAATTCCTGATTTGCGATGAACCAACCTCAGCCCTTGATGTGTCCGTTCAAGCTCAGGTTTTGAATTTATTGAAAGATTTGAAGGATGAGCTGGGTCTGACCTACGTTTTCGTGAGCCACAACCTCGCTGTTGTTGATTATATCTCGGATCGGGTGGCAGTCATGTGCAAGGGCAAAGTTGTAGAAATTGGTCCAACCCGGCAGGTCATAGACAATCCGCTTCATCCGTATACCCGTGCATTGCTCAAAGCGGTGCCTGAACCGTCCTTGGATCATAAGCTCGACTTTGCAGCTTTGGATGGTGCGGGCAGTTCTGACCCAACGCAATGGCCATCACCGTTCCGCATGCGCTATTCAACCCGGCCTTACTTGATCGAAATGGAAACGGACCATTGGGTTTGCGCTCCGGGCATGGAAGCAGAGCGAGACATCGTTGGTTTAGGGGGCAGCCACATATGA